The window TGTTAGTTGAAAATAGAACTACTAAAGTTGTTAACGAAAACATTAGCCATTATTTATCAATTCTTCCAAATAATCTTGTTAAGACTATAACATTTGATAGGGGTAAAGAATTTTCTAATTGACAACAACTTGAAAAAAATTTAAATGTGAAAATTTATTTTGCTAATGCGTATTCGCCTTGACAAAGAGGTACTAATGAAAATACTAATGGTTTAATTAGAGAAAAATTTCCTAAAAAATTTAATTTTTCAAATACTACTAAAAATGCAGTTCATAAATTTATATTGTCTTTAAACCAAAGACCAAGAAAAATACTAAATTATCTTTCACCAATCGAATATTTGGTTAGAAAAATAATTTAGTTGCACTTAACTTTACAATTTGGCTATTCTGGGAACAGATATATTCGCATTATTATTTTTCCACTAATTATGCTTGTGATAAATCTTGTAATTGTTGGTATTTTAGGTATTCATATTGAACGACCAAAAGTTGGTTTTCGTAAAAAATATCGAAAATCAGTTGCTAATTGAGGAACTAAGAAAAATTCATCTAGTGGTCCAATTAAGAAATTTAGTGATAATAGTCCTAAAAACAGACCGTGAGTTAACCAACATGGACGGCGAATAAAGAGGTAGGTATTTAAAATGTTTAAAAAAATAATATTATTTATTCTTGTTGCTGTTTTTTCTATTTTTGCTTTAAATGACTTTTTAGGTTTATGAGCCTATGTGCGTGAGGGTTTAGAATATTTTAATAAAGTTCTAATAGCCAAATTGTAAAGTTAAGTGCAACTAAATTATTTTTCTAACCAAATATTCGATTGGTGAAAGATAATTTAGTATTTTTCTTGGTCTTTGGTTTAAAGACAATATAAATTTATGAACTGCATTTTTAGTAGTATTTGAAAAATTAAATTTTTTAGGAAATTTTTCTCTAATTAAACCATTAGTATTTTCATTAGTACCTCTTTGTCAAGGCGAATACGCATTAGCAAAATAAATTTTCACATTTAAATTTTTTTCAAGTTGTTGTCAATTAGAAAATTCTTTACCCCTATCAAATGTTATAGTCTTAACAAGATTATTTGGAAGAATTGATAAATAATGGCTAATGTTTTCGTTAACAACTTTAGTAGTTCTATTTTCAACTAACATTGCTAAAGTAAATCTTGATGTTCTTTCAACTAAAGTTATTAAACATGATTTACTTTTACCTCGTGATGATACTACAGTATCACCTTCTCAATGACCAACAGTTATACGATTATTAACATTAATATTTCGTTCTTTAATTGATTTACCATTAAATTTACCGCGATTTTCTTGAGAT is drawn from Spiroplasma endosymbiont of Asaphidion curtum and contains these coding sequences:
- a CDS encoding IS30 family transposase translates to MGYKHLDIYERIYIENQLKFKVKISEIAKNLNRSISTIIREVNRNKDSNHYFSLIAQNKAENRKQSHVYFHKFKNRELVKYVQQKLLLGWSPEQIYGRIKNFHKEWIISFKTIYNWIYSGLLEKVTNKNLRRKGKKRKSQENRGKFNGKSIKERNINVNNRITVGHWEGDTVVSSRGKSKSCLITLVERTSRFTLAMLVENRTTKVVNENISHYLSILPNNLVKTITFDRGKEFSNWQQLEKNLNVKIYFANAYSPWQRGTNENTNGLIREKFPKKFNFSNTTKNAVHKFILSLNQRPRKILNYLSPIEYLVRKII